In uncultured Methanobrevibacter sp., the genomic window CTTTAGACCTTTTAATTACTTCATCCAAATTACCTTCTTCTTTTGCTTTTTTAAATGATTTGGATAATTTATTTTTCTCTGATCTTAAAGAATTTAATTTGCGCTCACCTTCTCTCCATAAGGTGTCATATTCAATTACTTTTTCAACATTTTCTGTGTCTCTAAATCTCTTCTTTTCAGAGTCTATAATAATTTCTGGATTTTCTCTGAATAATTTTATATCTAACAATATTTTGTCCCCTAAAATATTTTATTCAATATTAATTTAGATTCTTCTGTTTTTTAAAGTTAATGAAAAAATCAGCTTAAAATTATGAAAAAAGTTGATGATTAAAAAAAAAGTAGTTTTTAGGGTCCACACCGAAACCCAAATATTTTGATTATATCAATAATAAGTTTTCCTTAAAGCTTGCTTTCAAATCGCAAGCAAGTTTTTCAGAGTAATTTTCACCGTCAACAGTTACCATGGCAATTTCATATAAAACTTTGTTTAATGACTTGCCTTTTTCAGTTAATATGTATTTTACGTTCTTTTTATCGCATTTGTCAACAATCTTTTGGATCAATCCATTGTTTTCCATGTCTTTCAGGCAGTTGCTTAAGACCTTGTTTGAAAGGTCAGGCTTGTCTTCCTTAAATTCATGGAACCGAGATTTGCCATAAAACAAATCACGCATTATCTGGATTACCCATTTTTTGTTGAATAATCTTACAACCAATTCTATCGGACATGATTTAACATGTTTAGTGATGTTCATGATAATGACCTCCAAAAAATCAGTCGGTTATAATGACTTGTTTTTGAAGTATATAAACTTTTCGCTTTTTACATGGTAACCGAACAGTTACAAAAAGCTTTTATATATTATTTACCTAAGTTTGTATTGAAAGTTACACACCAGTGGCTTTCAAAATCTAGGAGATGGCAAAATTAGATAGAGTAAACACTTGGAATGAAAATGAAAAATTTTCCCCTAAATAAACAGATGCAGATACGCAAATCATGACTCCCCGCATGAAAAGCGTATTGCACAACTAAAAACACTGCGGTTTTTTACATCTATTGGTCATACTGAATCCCATATAAAAAGTTCATTGGATTTCCAAAAGGAATTTTTTGAGACGGCATTGAGCCGTCACCATCCTCCGAATCTATACCTCTAAAAAAAATATGGTTAAAATCAAAAAATTCCTGCTATCCCTATTATTAAATTCACATCAATATTTTCAGGTTATTTGTCAAATCAGCAAATCCTATTAAATAAAAAATATTAGCCCATTTTCCAAAAGCAACATCCACATTGCCCCATCACGTTTAAATCAGTTATATAACGATTGTTATAACTATAACGTAAAGAACTTAAATTAGAGAATAAAGCCAGTATTGTTTTAAAATCATTCAAAATTCCTTTTTAATGACAACAATTATATATCAAAAAGAATAATTATTAATATGTAATTAAATAATAAATGGATTGAGAAAATGAAAGAAACTACAAAAATTTTAACCATTCAAGACGTATCCTGTTACGGCCAGTGCTCAATTACAGTTGCACTACCGGTAATCTCTGCATTCGGAATAGAAACAGCCGTACTTCCTTCAGCTGTTTTATCCACACACACATCAGGATTTACAGGATACACAGTACGGGATTTAACAGAAGATCTTCCACTCATCCGTGAACATTGGGAAAGTGAAGGAATATATTTTGATGCAATATATACAGGATTTATAAGTTCAATTACCCAAATTGATTATATTAAAGACATTATAGATTCCAGGCTAAAACCTGAAGGAAAAGTTTTTGTCGACCCTGCTATGGCAGACCACGGTGAATTTTACAACGGTTTTGACCAGGATTTTGCAGACAAAATGGGCGAGCTTTGTAAAATTGGAGACTACATTCTTCCAAATACAACAGAAGCATGCTACATATTGCACAAAGCATGGAAGGAAGAATTCACAAAAGAGGAAATGCTGGAAATGGCAAACGACCTTACTGCATTTACAAAAAGACATGTCATCCTAAAAGGAGATACTCATAAGGAAGGCAAAATGGGAATGATTGTTGTCGACAAAGAAGAATCTACAACAGAATTCGTATACAACGACAAGGTAAACTATATATCCCACGGAACCGGAGATGTCTTTGCTTCATCTTTTGTAGGATCAACAATTATCGGCAAAACTCCAAGTGAATCTGCAAAGATTGCCGGAGAATTTACAAAAAAAGCTATAGAGGAAACTGTTGGAGACCCTACACACACCTACGGAGTCAAATTCGAAAGGGTAATCCCGCAGCTTCAGGATATAATTAAATCTATCTAAAAAAAAAGAAAAAAGACAGGTTAAATTACAATAACCTTTCTTCCCATTCTTTTACTTTAAAACCAACTAGAACAACATCATCATTTACCAAAATAGGTCTTTTAACAAGCATACCATCAGTTGCAAGTAAATCCAGCTGTTCATCTTCAGACATGTCAGGCAATTTATCTTTAAGTTTTAATTCTCTGTATTTCATGCCGCTTGTGTTAAAAAATCTTTTTAATGGCAAATCAGAAATTTCCCACCATTTGCGCAGTTCGTCAGCAGCAGGATTGTCTTCTATGATATGTCTTGATTCATATTCAATATTGTGTTCATCTAACCATTTTTTAGCTTTTCTGCATGTTGAGCATTTTGGATAATTAACAAATAACATAGTATCACTTAAATTTAATTTATGTCAATCAGGTAATATAGGTTTTCAGTTTTCCTCAAATAAAGATAGCAAATCACAGATATCATCAATAACATATGAAACATACTCATTTTCATAGTCATTTTCATTGCCATAGCCCCATGTGACAAGAATACAGTCTATTCCTGCGTTTTGAGCAGTTTTGATATCAGTTATAGAATCACCAATGTATACTGCATCATCAGCCTTTACATTGGCCATGTCCATTATCTTATTTACCCCATACGGATGAGGTTTTGAGGGGTGAGGATAGTCATGCCCTTCGATTGCAACAAAATCAATGTCTGAAAAATGTCTCTGCACAAATTCATTTAATGAATAATTTAAGCGGTTGGAATTGATGGCTAACAAAATGTTTTTATCCTGCAGTTTTTTTAAAACTTCATAAGAATTAGGAAACGGAAGTGTAAGCTCCTTTTTAGAGGCGTTATAATATTCAAGGTAAGTTTCCTTTACGGCCTCAAGATTTTGAGGAGTGCAATTTTCACCCAAAACCAGTGAAATAATCTCATCAATATTTCCCCCAAGACATGGAATATATTCTTCACGTGTCAGTGTTGGCAGATTATGGTCTGTCAAAGCCTTGTTAAAACAAATTACAACATCACAAATAGAATCAAACAGTGTTCCGTCAAAATCAAAGATTGCAAGTTTCTTCATGTTAATTAATTTGTCATCATCAGATAAATTTGCATCGGATTCAAAGGAACAATATTAAAAATTTAGGTATACCTAAAAATTTATATAGTATTAAAAAATAATAATAAATCAAGCAAATAGCATGACCGCATGTTATTCAAAAAAATAATGGAGGAAAAATATGATTATTGGAATTGAAAACTTAAAAAAACAAAAAGAAGAAAGCAAAAACTCAGAATAATTAAAAATCCCATTGCATTGACAATGGGATTATCATATCCCACCACTATTATTTTTAAAAAACATCCCCATTAAAGAAAAACAACTGAAATTAAAGAGAATTAAGATAAATAACTATTTTTTAAGAGCATACAAACAGACTGGAAGTGCCAATAATGTAATTATGGAAGATATCATATAAACCGGCGCATATCCCTCAGAGGCAAAGACTCCAAGCAAAGCAGGTCCGAAACCCATTGTCGCATCACAAAATATAAAGAAAGTTGATACGGCATAAGAGCGGCGTTTTTCTGAAGTGTTTCTTGTAACAATTGTAGTACATGCTGAGTTGAGTGTTCCAAAACCCAGTGCAGCACAAACTGCACAGATTACCACAGTTAATGTAGACGGATAAAAAGCAATCAAAAACAAACCTATAGCCTGCGCTATTATACCTGCCACACATATTATCAAATCCCCGCCCCTGTCCTGGATTTTACCTGCAACAGGCCTTGAAAGAATCAGAACAACAGAATATATGATGAAAAACCATGAAAATATACCTGTTAAATTGACTTCAACAGCATATAACCTATAAAATGACAAAATTGAAACATAACCAAGACTTGTAAGTGCTGTAAAAAATGAAACCGGAACGGCACCACGTTCAATAATCTTATCGAGACCGAAATAACTGGAATCCTTTTTGATTTCATGTTTGTTTGCGGGATCGTGAGCCGAAACGTCAATAAAGTAAATGCATATTAAAGCAATTGCAGAAAATATTGCTGCAAATAAAAAACATCCTGCAGAGCCAACACTATCATACAAAAATCCGCCAATGAATGGTCCGAGCCCTACTGCTAAAGTAGTACCCATCATGAAATAACCAAATGCCTCTCCAAAACGTCTTTTAGGAAGTACGGATGAAGCTATTGTAACTATTGCATTGGCTGATGCGCCAAAGCCTATACCATGAATAAACCTGACGATTAAAAGCAAATTAACATCGCTTACAATGAAATACAAAAGGCATGAAAGAAAATGAATGGTCATAAACGTTAATGCGGTTTTCTTCCAGCCGACTCTTTCCAAAGCATTTCCGGAATATATTCTGGAGCATAAACCGCCAAAAATATATATTCCGGATACCAGACCTGCAATCATAGCAGAGGATCCCATTGATGTTGCATATTCAGTAACAGTAGACATCAATACATACATTACAAGAGCCGTGCACAGCAGGGCTAGAAAAACCAGAAAAAATGACCTTGTAAATATTTTTTCATCATCAGCTGAAGCATTCATAATAAAAAATAGTAAGTTAAATTAAAAAATATTTTCTATAAAAATTAAAAAAGAAAGAATCAAAATAATTAGAAATTATATGATTCGTTGATTTTACCAGTTATGTCCCTTATTTCAGCAGTTGCTTCTTCAAGGTGGAAAATAGCTAATTTATAACCGGTTTCATCATTATAGATTCCCTGCAGGAATTCATTTCCTTCAACAATGGAATCAGCAAGATCATAGTTGTCTTCAAACACAGCTTTTCCATAATATCTAAGGAAATCTGTTTCAACAAGAGCAACTATCTCAACATATGGATTTTTCTCCATCTGTTTATAAACATCTTTAAAGTCACCAACACCAAAGTAAAGTTTTCCGTCTTTTAACAAATGAAAACCGAGAGGTCTGTTTTTAGGTTTATTTTCATCCACAGTAGCTAAGAAAAATACTTTAGCTTCATTCATAAATTCATCGATTCTTTCTGCACCTTCTAATACCATATTATCACCAATATCTTATATATTCTTAAATCATAATTCCTTCAAGGAAGATATTCAATAAATCATCGATATAATCGTTGGTTTCAAAACCAAGGCTTTTATTATAGATTTTCCATAATATTACTGACTGGAACAAACTGGAATAACACATTACAGAAATTGACCTTGTGTTAATCTCTTTAATCACACCCTTATCTATCTGCAGTTTAAAGAATTCTTCAAGTTTATTCAGAATCAGATCTGTGATTTTCGAAATTAGAGGTTCATCCTCTTCATCATTTCTGACTTCTTCCATAGCAACTTTGAGTATGCTAAAATCACTGTCTTCAAGAGATAAAATACCGAAAAAAGAAATTTTGAGGAATACATCTATACTTTCATCTTCATCAAACTCAAAAATCTCATTTAATTTATCAATGAGTATTTGCAGATAATATTCTTTTGTAGCATCTACAAGATTTTTTTTATTTTTAAACTTTCTGAAGATAGTTAATTCATTTACGCCTGCTTCAGCAGCTATTTTTTTAGTTGTTGCCTTATCAAAACCATTTTCCTGAAGAATTACTAGTGTTGCCTGAATAATTTTTTCTGATGTTTTATCGATTTCAGCTTCCATAAAAAAATATATATTGTTATTATATTTTAAATCTTTTTGGAGGAGTTTCATTAATCGTTTAAAAAATAATCTTTTCCAATTTCAATAATTCAATTTTTCTATCGATTCCGCCAGCATAACCTGTCAATTTTCCATTAACTCCCAAAACTCTATGACATGGTATTAAAATTGAAATCGGATTATGACCAACTGCTCCCCCAACGGCCTGCGCTGACATAGTTGGAGATATTCTTGAAGCGATTTGGCCGTATGTCATTGTCCTGCCATAGGGAATTTCTGAAAGTATTTTCCAGACCTTGAGTCTGAATTCACTTCCCTGAGGTTTAATTTTGAAATCAATTTTAGGATTCAATCCTTTAAAATAATCGTCAAGCCATTTTTTAACATCTCTAAAAATAGCCAATTCGTCATTTTCCACAATATTTTCAGTTGACGGAAAATATTTTTGTCCGTAAAAGTAAACACCGCAAATTGATTCGCCATCACTTATAATCAGAATTTCTCCAAGAGGAGAAACATAATCAGTTGAATAGTACATGTCTACAAATATGATTTAAAAAATTCTTCAAATTCTTCGTCACTCATAGGTTCCGGAGTTGATATGTTTTCATTAGCCATAATGCTTGAAGCAAGGTCACGGTATTCTTGTGCTTCATCACTTTCAGGATATTTTTCTACAACGGTTTTTGCATCTAATTCAGCTTCTTGAATTAAATTACTTCTATGAATTGTACCAACTACATGTGTTCCTATCTTTTTTGCAAAGTCTTCAATTATTTGCTCCTCATTGTCCACATTTCTGCAGTTACACACTATACCGCTCAAGTTACCTTTAAGCTTTTTAACACCACGAACAATATTGTTTGCTGCATAAAGTGACATATATTCCCCAGAAGTAACAATTAAAACTTCATCAGCATATTTTTCACGTAAAGGCACTGAAAAACCGCCGCAAACTACATCTCCCAGCACATCATAAATGACCACATCCAAATCCTCATCAAATATGCTAAGTTTTTCAAGCCTTTTCATAGCTACAATAACACCACGTCCGGCACATCCAACACCAGGTTCAGGACCTCCGCTTTCAACACACTGAATGCCCTTAAAACCTGTAAAAACAAGATCATCTTTTTCAGGAGTACGATTTTCCTTTAATGTATGAACAACAGTAGGAATTCTTGAGCCGTATAAGGTACGTGTAGTGTCTGCCTTTGGGTCACAGCCTATTACAATACAATTCAAATCATCACTGCCCCATACGGCAGATAAATTGGCTACTGTAGTACTTTTTCCAATTCCCCCTTTTCCATAAATAGCTATTTTCTTAATCATCAGAATCCCTCTCCACTAACTTATATACAAAATCGTTTTTTCTTACCTTTGTTGGTATTAAAATAGCAACATTTGAATTTTTATCAACACTGTCAACAGATTTTCCTTCAATCTGCATAGAATCAATTGTATGAGTAATCGAACCGGTAGTCTGACCCTGTATGATAATTTTATCACCTATTTTCAAATCATCCCATACCCTGATTTCAGCCGCCTTGACTTTATTGTAGTAATTTACAACCTGCCCTATGTCTTTTTTAATATATTTTGACTGGTTATCCTCACTTGTCTCAAATGGAGTGCCAAAATAAAAGTTGGTGTCAAAACCACGGTTAAATACGCTTGTAAGCTCTTCCATCCATTCGTCCTTAACATTATAATTTGAAGGATCTTCCTGAAAAGCGTCAATCGCTTCACGATAAATGCCAGTTACCATAGCACCATAATCAGGACTTCTTGCCCTTCCTTCTATTTTAAATGATGCAACGCCGCTTTCAATTAATTCAGGAATATATTCTATCATGCACATGTCCTTTGGAGAAAAGAAGTTTGTTCTGTAACTTATATCATCGCTTCCTGTGACAATGAATCTTTCATCTTCCACATCAGAGAAGTTGACAACATTGTCTTCGCCTTCTTCATATGTCAATGTCCAGTTCTTGCGGCAGGGCTGCAGACAGTCTCCGCAGTTAGCACTCCTTCCATATAATCCATAACTCAAAAAGCATCTGCCTGAAATTGCCATACATATTGCACCATGAACAAAAATTTCAGTTTCAATCGGCGATTTTTGGGTAATTTCAGCAATTTCCCTTAAAGAAAGCTCCCGTGAAAGGATTGCTCTTTTTGCACCTAACTTTTTAAGGGTTTTTAAAGTGTAAGAATTAGTTACATTTTCCTGAACGCTGATGTGGGCTTCAAGCCCATATGAAACAGTATCTTCAATCAGGCCAATATCTGATAAAATAAGTCCGTCAATGCCTGAAGCAGAAATTGTCTCAAGGTTGGATTCAAGCTCCTCTGCAAGCTTTTCATTTAAAATAATATTTGTACATAAATAAGTTTTAGCTCCGTATTCTTCAGTTATTTTGCAAACATCACTTAAATCATCCAGAGAAAAGTTTTTTGCATTGGCCCTCATGTTATAATCATCAAGGCCAAAATAAACTGCATCGGCTCCATTTTCTAAAACGGCACGCAGTGATATGAAATTGCCTGCCGGAGCTAATAATTCAACCATAAAAATCCATTAAGGTTTATAGTAAGTCTCAGCTTCAAGACCTTCAGGCAATTCTGTAGGATAATCCTCGTTTAGACAGCCTAAACATAATTTCTCTTCGCCCATACCAATAGCCTCAACGAGGGCAGGAAGAGTTATATAACCTAAAGAGTCTATTTTTAACTGTTCCTGAATTTCTTCAACAGAATAATTCGCAGCAATCAACTCTTTTTTGGTTGCCATTGCAACTCCGTAGTAACATGGAGCAATAACAGGAGGGCATCCTACTAAAAAGTGAATTTCTGCAGGTTCAGCTTCCTTAACAAGGTCAAGCAACTGTTTGGAAGTTGTTCCTCTTACAATACTGTCATCGATTAAAATAATTTTTTTGCCTTTAATGGCTTCTTTAATTGGATTTAGCTTAAGCCTGACTGCCAGCTCCCTTTCTTCCTGAGTAGGCATGATGAATGTTCTTCCGACATATCTGTTTTTGATTAAACCTTCACCATAAGGAATACCTGATGCTCTTGAATATCCGATAGCTGCAGGAATGGATGAATCCGGAACAGGAATTACTACATCCGCATCAATAGGATAGAGTTTGTGCAGCTGACGGCCGATATTCATTCTGGTTTCATAAACGTTAATGCCGTCAATGGTACTGTCAGGTCTTGCAAAATAAACATATTCGAACATGCAGTGGGAAAGTTTACATTTTCCTGCGCTTTCTAGCATGTGAGATTTGAGTTCATCATCTTCAAAATAGACTACTTCACCCGGAACTATGTCTCTAATATATTCCGCATTTATTACATCAAATGCTACAGTTTCAGAAGCTAAAATAAATTCATCATCCCTTTTTGCAACTGCAAGAGGTTTGATTCCCATAGGATCTCTTACACCATATAATTCACCGTCGATTAAAATAGTCAATGCATATGATCCAACAAGTTTTTTGCATACAGCTTCAATAGCCTCCAAAACATTTTTGCCATTGTCATAATGTTCTTTTTTAAGCATGTAACATATTACTTCAGAATCGGAATCAGACTTGAAATAAAATCCTTCGCTACTGAGTTCTTTTTTTAACTCAGCCGAATTGACAATGTCACCATTATGAGCCATTGCAATAAATCCGTCACCAAAATCAGTTACAAAAGGCTGTGAATTTTCAATTTTTGATTGGCCAGTAGTTGAATACCTTACATGACCAATTGCCATGCTTCCAGGCAAGTGATTAATTTCATTATCTTTAAATACATCAGTGATTAAACCCATACCGCAATAATGATTTAAACCATTTTCTGTATTAAAAGCAGCTATTCCTGCTGATTCCTGACCTCTATGCTGTAAAGCATATAAACAATAATAAACAAAAGATGCGACATTTTTAGAATCATCACTACAGTGAATTCCAACAATACCACACTTATCTTCCATCTCACCGTGCATTATGTAAACTCCCTTAAAATAGTATAATTATAGTTATCTAAAAACTAGTATAAAAACAATAATGTTTAGTCCCAGAAATTCTCGAAAGTATCTGGAATTTCATCATAGGCATCCTTAACTTCCGGAACTTTCTCTTCCTTAATATCAGTTAAATCCTTTTTTAAATCATCAGCATTATCATCAACAAATATTAATGCAGTTCTAACAATATTTAACCATTCAATAGCCTTGGATTTATTTTCAGCAGCAATATAATTTTGACCGACAATAATATTTTCAGGCTTGAACTTATCAGTAGCTATTACAATTCTTTTTTCATCCTTAAGCTCCTGCCTGAAGGTTTCCTGCCAAAGCTCTTCAAGATTGAATATTTCCAGAATCTCTTTTCGATATATATCCTCATAGCGTAATTTGAATGATGAAAAATCAGATTTTACCTCTTCGACATCTTCTCTCAGCTCATTGTTTTCCTGAGACAATATTTCATTTTCCTTGATTAGCTTATTGTAATCATCAAGAAGGCTATTATAGTTATGAGTTACTTTCATCAGTTTATTTTCCAGAGCGTGGATGTTAATCAGATTTAAAGAATAAGATAATGTTGATTTTATGATTGAATTCAAGATTTCCTTTTCGGCCAATCTGAAGTCTATTGATTCATCTTCAACAATAATGTGAGTGTAGTCAAACAGTCCCACATGATTAAAATCAGTTTTCAATTCATTAAAAAGAATATTATAGGTTTCATCATGACCATAACCTCCAATAAGCAAAATATCAGCGCCGGTAGCTACTTTTTTTACGATGCTTAATTCGGTAGTTGGAATTATTGATGAAACGATAATGTTGTAATCCTGTTCAAGCTGAATATTGTTTACAGCCTTTGATACAAGCTGGGCAATATCCAGTCCCTGAACAATGATACGAACATCTATTTTTGATTCATGATTTTCATTTCCCATGAAAATTACCTAAACTTTATTTATTTTTTCATGCCATTTCCATGCAGAGCTTACAATTTGCTCTAAATCATACTGAGGAATCCAGCCTAATTTTTCTCTGATTTTAGTTGAATCAGCTATAAGTATAGCCGGATCACCTTCACGGCGTTCATCCATTTTAACTTCAAAATCACGTCCTGTGACTTTTTTACACATGTCAATTACTTCACGTACAGAATAACCTTCACCATTTCCAAGGTTGAAGATATTTGATTCATGTTCATTGCATAAGTATTCATATGCTTTAATATGAGCATCTGCCAAGTCATTTACATGGATGTAATCACGAATGCATGTTCCGTCAGGAGTATCATAATCGCTTCCAAATATGGAAATGCTGTCCCTTTTTCCAATGGCAGCATCTAAAATCAATGGTATCAAGTGTGTTTCTGGGTCATGGAATTCCCCTATTTCACAATCGAAATCAGCACCTGCAGCATTGAAATATCTTAAAGATACATAGTTGAAATCACCTTTATCAGCTTCTCTTTGAAGAGCCTTTTCAGTGATAAATTTGGAGTGTCCGTAAGGATTGATTGGTTTTAGTTCTGTATCTTCTGTGATTGGAATCTGTTCAGGATTTCCATAAACTGCTGCAGTTGATGAAAGAATAAATTTGTCCACATTAAATTCTCTCATGACCTTCAAGAGATTTAAGGTATTTTTATAGTTATTTTTAAAGTATTTTTGAGGAAGTTCAACTGATTCGGCTACTGAAGAAAAAGCAGCAAAGTGAATAACACCATCTATATCATATTTTTCAAAAACTTCCCTGATATTGTCTTTTCCAAAGTCGTAGTTTTCAAAATTTCCCCATTTAACAAAGTTTTCATAACCTTTGCAAAGATTATCAACAATAACAGTGTCATAGCCTGCATTGTGTAGTGCTTTATTGGTATGAGAACCTATATAACCTGCTCCGCCAGTAACTAAAATCAATGTGAACACCTTAAATAAATTTACCTAATTTAAGTAACGCTTTTGGAGATACTTTAATTAATTTTTTAACAATTTCAGTTGTGGAAATTTTCTCAAAGCTTTCACCTTGGAATGCGTGAGCAATGCTGTCAAGTTCTTCATCGGATAATGTAAGCAAGTATTCCTGTACTTTTTTATATCTTTTGATTTCATGGTCAAGCTCATCGTGAGCCATTTGATCATATTGTTTTAGGAATTTTTTGGAGCAGTCCTCTTTGATAGCTTGAGCTGCAACCTGACCTGCACACATACCCCCGGTCATACCTGAGATGATTCCTCCACCAGTCAACGGATTTACCTGACCTGCTGCATCTCCAACAACCATAATGTTGTCATCATATAATTTTTTAGTCATTCCGCCTACTGGGTCTCCACCAACGTTTAATTCAACTGCCTGAGCGTTTTGAGTGTATGGACATTTTGCAATAAAATCATCCAAGTATTCTTTAGCTGTTTTTTCAGCTTTATGAGGTAATATTGCTAAACCTACGTTTGCAATGTCATCACCTTTAGGGAAAATCCATACATATCCTCCAGGTGCAC contains:
- a CDS encoding MFS transporter; the encoded protein is MNASADDEKIFTRSFFLVFLALLCTALVMYVLMSTVTEYATSMGSSAMIAGLVSGIYIFGGLCSRIYSGNALERVGWKKTALTFMTIHFLSCLLYFIVSDVNLLLIVRFIHGIGFGASANAIVTIASSVLPKRRFGEAFGYFMMGTTLAVGLGPFIGGFLYDSVGSAGCFLFAAIFSAIALICIYFIDVSAHDPANKHEIKKDSSYFGLDKIIERGAVPVSFFTALTSLGYVSILSFYRLYAVEVNLTGIFSWFFIIYSVVLILSRPVAGKIQDRGGDLIICVAGIIAQAIGLFLIAFYPSTLTVVICAVCAALGFGTLNSACTTIVTRNTSEKRRSYAVSTFFIFCDATMGFGPALLGVFASEGYAPVYMISSIITLLALPVCLYALKK
- a CDS encoding peptidase U32 family protein; translation: MVELLAPAGNFISLRAVLENGADAVYFGLDDYNMRANAKNFSLDDLSDVCKITEEYGAKTYLCTNIILNEKLAEELESNLETISASGIDGLILSDIGLIEDTVSYGLEAHISVQENVTNSYTLKTLKKLGAKRAILSRELSLREIAEITQKSPIETEIFVHGAICMAISGRCFLSYGLYGRSANCGDCLQPCRKNWTLTYEEGEDNVVNFSDVEDERFIVTGSDDISYRTNFFSPKDMCMIEYIPELIESGVASFKIEGRARSPDYGAMVTGIYREAIDAFQEDPSNYNVKDEWMEELTSVFNRGFDTNFYFGTPFETSEDNQSKYIKKDIGQVVNYYNKVKAAEIRVWDDLKIGDKIIIQGQTTGSITHTIDSMQIEGKSVDSVDKNSNVAILIPTKVRKNDFVYKLVERDSDD
- a CDS encoding HAD family hydrolase translates to MKKLAIFDFDGTLFDSICDVVICFNKALTDHNLPTLTREEYIPCLGGNIDEIISLVLGENCTPQNLEAVKETYLEYYNASKKELTLPFPNSYEVLKKLQDKNILLAINSNRLNYSLNEFVQRHFSDIDFVAIEGHDYPHPSKPHPYGVNKIMDMANVKADDAVYIGDSITDIKTAQNAGIDCILVTWGYGNENDYENEYVSYVIDDICDLLSLFEEN
- the cfbC gene encoding Ni-sirohydrochlorin a,c-diamide reductive cyclase ATP-dependent reductase subunit, with protein sequence MIKKIAIYGKGGIGKSTTVANLSAVWGSDDLNCIVIGCDPKADTTRTLYGSRIPTVVHTLKENRTPEKDDLVFTGFKGIQCVESGGPEPGVGCAGRGVIVAMKRLEKLSIFDEDLDVVIYDVLGDVVCGGFSVPLREKYADEVLIVTSGEYMSLYAANNIVRGVKKLKGNLSGIVCNCRNVDNEEQIIEDFAKKIGTHVVGTIHRSNLIQEAELDAKTVVEKYPESDEAQEYRDLASSIMANENISTPEPMSDEEFEEFFKSYL
- a CDS encoding bifunctional hydroxymethylpyrimidine kinase/phosphomethylpyrimidine kinase, encoding MKETTKILTIQDVSCYGQCSITVALPVISAFGIETAVLPSAVLSTHTSGFTGYTVRDLTEDLPLIREHWESEGIYFDAIYTGFISSITQIDYIKDIIDSRLKPEGKVFVDPAMADHGEFYNGFDQDFADKMGELCKIGDYILPNTTEACYILHKAWKEEFTKEEMLEMANDLTAFTKRHVILKGDTHKEGKMGMIVVDKEESTTEFVYNDKVNYISHGTGDVFASSFVGSTIIGKTPSESAKIAGEFTKKAIEETVGDPTHTYGVKFERVIPQLQDIIKSI
- a CDS encoding helix-turn-helix domain-containing protein encodes the protein MNITKHVKSCPIELVVRLFNKKWVIQIMRDLFYGKSRFHEFKEDKPDLSNKVLSNCLKDMENNGLIQKIVDKCDKKNVKYILTEKGKSLNKVLYEIAMVTVDGENYSEKLACDLKASFKENLLLI
- a CDS encoding methylated-DNA--[protein]-cysteine S-methyltransferase: MYYSTDYVSPLGEILIISDGESICGVYFYGQKYFPSTENIVENDELAIFRDVKKWLDDYFKGLNPKIDFKIKPQGSEFRLKVWKILSEIPYGRTMTYGQIASRISPTMSAQAVGGAVGHNPISILIPCHRVLGVNGKLTGYAGGIDRKIELLKLEKIIF
- a CDS encoding pyridoxamine 5'-phosphate oxidase family protein, producing MVLEGAERIDEFMNEAKVFFLATVDENKPKNRPLGFHLLKDGKLYFGVGDFKDVYKQMEKNPYVEIVALVETDFLRYYGKAVFEDNYDLADSIVEGNEFLQGIYNDETGYKLAIFHLEEATAEIRDITGKINESYNF
- a CDS encoding arsenate reductase family protein — encoded protein: MLFVNYPKCSTCRKAKKWLDEHNIEYESRHIIEDNPAADELRKWWEISDLPLKRFFNTSGMKYRELKLKDKLPDMSEDEQLDLLATDGMLVKRPILVNDDVVLVGFKVKEWEERLL
- the purF gene encoding amidophosphoribosyltransferase — encoded protein: MHGEMEDKCGIVGIHCSDDSKNVASFVYYCLYALQHRGQESAGIAAFNTENGLNHYCGMGLITDVFKDNEINHLPGSMAIGHVRYSTTGQSKIENSQPFVTDFGDGFIAMAHNGDIVNSAELKKELSSEGFYFKSDSDSEVICYMLKKEHYDNGKNVLEAIEAVCKKLVGSYALTILIDGELYGVRDPMGIKPLAVAKRDDEFILASETVAFDVINAEYIRDIVPGEVVYFEDDELKSHMLESAGKCKLSHCMFEYVYFARPDSTIDGINVYETRMNIGRQLHKLYPIDADVVIPVPDSSIPAAIGYSRASGIPYGEGLIKNRYVGRTFIMPTQEERELAVRLKLNPIKEAIKGKKIILIDDSIVRGTTSKQLLDLVKEAEPAEIHFLVGCPPVIAPCYYGVAMATKKELIAANYSVEEIQEQLKIDSLGYITLPALVEAIGMGEEKLCLGCLNEDYPTELPEGLEAETYYKP
- a CDS encoding TetR/AcrR family transcriptional regulator, whose translation is MEAEIDKTSEKIIQATLVILQENGFDKATTKKIAAEAGVNELTIFRKFKNKKNLVDATKEYYLQILIDKLNEIFEFDEDESIDVFLKISFFGILSLEDSDFSILKVAMEEVRNDEEDEPLISKITDLILNKLEEFFKLQIDKGVIKEINTRSISVMCYSSLFQSVILWKIYNKSLGFETNDYIDDLLNIFLEGIMI